From Ignisphaera aggregans DSM 17230, the proteins below share one genomic window:
- a CDS encoding 2-isopropylmalate synthase (COGs: COG0119 Isopropylmalate/homocitrate/citramalate synthase~InterPro IPR000891:IPR002034:IPR005675~KEGG: sto:ST2203 putative alpha-isopropylmalate/homocitrate synthase family transferase~PFAM: pyruvate carboxyltransferase~SPTR: Q96YG8 522aa long hypothetical 2-isopropylmalate synthase~TIGRFAM: 2-isopropylmalate synthase/homocitrate synthase family protein~PFAM: HMGL-like~TIGRFAM: 2-isopropylmalate synthase/homocitrate synthase family protein) has product MVKKSTVEILDTTLRDGAQAAGVSFTLEDKIRITLLLDELGVDYIEAGWPGSNPKDEEFFKEIKKYGLSNAKIAAFGSTRRKNSIVSLDENVNAIIKADVDVAVIFGKAWTLHVLEILRTSKEENLNMIYDTIDYLRKHGIRVIFDAEHFYQGYKEDPEYALHVVRVAEEAGAHAIVLCDTNGGTLPNEVYEITRSVVNTTKKSIVGLHMHNDIGCAVANTLMGVLAGARHVQGTINGIGERTGNADLVQILPSLVYKMGYKALKNIENLKRLRDISMTVYKIIGLEPNPYQPYVGEYAFTHKAGVHVDAVLKNPRAYEHIDPSYVGNSRKFVVSELSGSANILGLLRELGINNVSKTDERIKRALSRIKELERQGYSFDKAPSSAILIVLKELGYHKDIFVRYSWRMFVDSSGLSIVIIEINDIVDRVIDIDPITALKKAVYNVIKRIYPEASTITPTTMSITNIDGKMVRATMEFSNGLYSWKTQGVAINLMDALMRALIDGYEYYIAMKNLGLYERPSIDIFRNTNISLQSNMNT; this is encoded by the coding sequence GTGGTCAAGAAATCCACTGTTGAAATACTAGATACAACATTAAGAGATGGTGCACAGGCTGCAGGAGTATCTTTTACATTGGAGGATAAGATAAGAATTACCTTGCTTCTGGATGAACTAGGTGTAGATTATATCGAGGCTGGATGGCCTGGATCAAATCCTAAGGATGAGGAATTCTTTAAGGAGATAAAGAAGTATGGCTTGAGCAATGCTAAGATAGCTGCTTTTGGGAGTACAAGAAGGAAGAATAGTATTGTAAGCCTTGATGAAAATGTAAATGCCATAATTAAAGCAGATGTTGATGTTGCTGTAATATTTGGTAAGGCATGGACTCTACATGTTTTAGAGATACTTAGGACTTCAAAGGAGGAAAACTTGAATATGATATATGACACAATTGATTATCTTAGGAAACATGGAATTAGAGTCATATTTGATGCTGAACACTTCTACCAGGGATATAAAGAGGATCCAGAATACGCTTTACATGTTGTTAGAGTAGCTGAAGAAGCTGGCGCTCATGCTATAGTTCTATGTGATACTAATGGAGGAACACTACCGAATGAGGTCTACGAAATTACTAGATCTGTGGTTAATACAACTAAGAAGTCTATAGTTGGTCTACATATGCATAATGATATTGGATGTGCGGTTGCGAATACACTTATGGGTGTTCTTGCTGGTGCAAGACATGTACAAGGAACTATAAATGGCATAGGTGAGAGAACAGGTAATGCCGATCTAGTTCAGATCTTACCATCGCTAGTATATAAGATGGGGTATAAGGCTTTAAAAAATATTGAGAATCTTAAAAGACTGAGAGATATATCGATGACGGTATATAAGATTATAGGTCTTGAACCTAATCCTTATCAGCCATATGTAGGAGAATATGCTTTTACCCATAAAGCAGGAGTACATGTTGATGCTGTATTAAAGAATCCACGTGCATATGAACATATAGATCCTTCGTATGTGGGTAATAGCAGAAAATTTGTTGTTTCTGAGCTCTCAGGTTCTGCTAATATACTTGGGCTTCTAAGGGAGTTGGGGATTAATAATGTTAGTAAGACTGATGAAAGAATTAAGAGAGCTTTATCAAGGATAAAGGAGCTAGAGAGACAGGGATATAGTTTTGATAAAGCACCTTCATCAGCAATTCTAATAGTATTAAAAGAACTGGGGTATCATAAAGATATATTTGTTAGGTATAGCTGGAGAATGTTTGTAGACTCATCAGGACTTTCTATAGTTATTATAGAAATAAATGATATTGTTGATAGAGTTATTGATATAGATCCAATTACAGCTCTAAAGAAAGCTGTATATAATGTAATTAAAAGGATATATCCTGAAGCCTCAACAATTACTCCAACAACTATGAGCATAACTAATATAGATGGTAAGATGGTTAGAGCTACAATGGAGTTCAGTAATGGTTTATATAGTTGGAAGACCCAGGGTGTAGCAATAAATTTGATGGATGCTTTAATGAGAGCCTTAATAGATGGATATGAGTATTATATCGCCATGAAGAATCTAGGGCTATATGAAAGACCCTCTATAGACATTTTCCGAAATACAAATATTTCACTACAAAGTAATATGAATACTTAA
- a CDS encoding ketol-acid reductoisomerase (COGs: COG0059 Ketol-acid reductoisomerase~InterPro IPR013116:IPR000506:IPR013023~KEGG: siy:YG5714_1559 ketol-acid reductoisomerase~PFAM: Acetohydroxy acid isomeroreductase catalytic domain protein; acetohydroxy acid isomeroreductase~PRIAM: Ketol-acid reductoisomerase~SPTR: C3NET2 Ketol-acid reductoisomerase~TIGRFAM: ketol-acid reductoisomerase~PFAM: Acetohydroxy acid isomeroreductase, catalytic domain~TIGRFAM: ketol-acid reductoisomerase), translating into MAKIYKDEDISLEPIKNKTIAILGYGSQGRAWALNLRDSGLNVVVGLERQGDSWRRAIDDGFKPMYTKDAVAIADIIVFLVPDMVQKSLWLNSVKDFMKKGADLVFAHGFNIHFKIIEPPKDSDVYMIAPKSPGPIVRRSYEMGGGVPALVAVYQNVSGEALQKALAIAKGIGCARAGVIESTFKEETETDLFGEQVILVGGIMELIKASFETLVEEGYQPEVAYFETVNELKLIVDLIYEKGLTGMLRAVSDTAKYGGITVGKFIIDKSVRDKMKIVLERIRSGEFAREWIKEYERGMPTVFKELSELEGSTIETVGRKLREMMFRGMKQISSH; encoded by the coding sequence ATGGCGAAAATATATAAAGATGAAGATATATCGCTAGAACCTATAAAAAATAAGACGATAGCAATCCTTGGATATGGAAGTCAGGGGAGGGCATGGGCATTAAATCTAAGGGATAGTGGTCTCAATGTTGTTGTAGGTCTTGAAAGACAGGGAGATAGCTGGAGAAGGGCTATAGATGATGGCTTTAAACCTATGTATACAAAGGATGCAGTAGCTATTGCAGATATAATAGTATTTCTAGTGCCTGATATGGTTCAAAAGAGTTTATGGCTTAATAGTGTAAAGGACTTTATGAAGAAGGGTGCAGATTTGGTGTTTGCACACGGTTTTAATATTCATTTTAAGATAATAGAGCCTCCTAAAGATTCTGATGTATATATGATTGCACCTAAGTCTCCTGGACCTATAGTTAGGAGAAGCTATGAGATGGGCGGTGGTGTTCCAGCTCTTGTAGCTGTTTATCAAAATGTCTCTGGAGAGGCTTTGCAAAAAGCTTTGGCTATAGCTAAGGGTATTGGATGTGCAAGAGCAGGTGTAATAGAATCTACATTTAAGGAGGAAACAGAGACAGATTTATTTGGAGAACAAGTGATACTTGTTGGAGGAATAATGGAGCTAATAAAAGCTTCATTTGAAACCCTTGTTGAGGAGGGGTACCAGCCTGAAGTTGCATATTTTGAGACTGTAAACGAGTTGAAGCTAATCGTTGATCTAATTTATGAAAAAGGCCTTACAGGTATGCTTAGAGCGGTATCAGACACAGCTAAATATGGTGGTATTACTGTTGGGAAATTCATTATAGATAAGAGTGTTAGGGATAAAATGAAGATTGTGTTAGAGCGTATTAGAAGTGGAGAATTTGCTCGTGAATGGATTAAAGAATATGAGAGGGGTATGCCAACAGTATTTAAAGAATTAAGTGAATTGGAGGGAAGCACCATAGAGACTGTAGGAAGAAAATTACGTGAAATGATGTTTAGAGGAATGAAACAGATTTCTTCTCATTAG
- a CDS encoding conserved hypothetical protein (KEGG: sin:YN1551_1278 hypothetical protein~SPTR: C4KHT8 Putative uncharacterized protein) has translation MTLERDRIVRIYAYYTDASVIERIIANFRKLLIDIDWIHGYRCNNEGLYVLYLALKDHPNFNIAILNLSKTVGIEKVEVLEDAKLIPFTYTDNSFSETSNKIDCSSFTTYVPKYSRVKVYSWGETYGENI, from the coding sequence ATGACCCTAGAAAGAGATCGCATAGTTAGAATATATGCTTACTATACAGATGCCAGCGTTATAGAGAGAATCATAGCTAATTTTAGGAAGCTATTGATAGATATAGACTGGATTCATGGATATAGATGCAATAATGAAGGTCTATATGTACTCTATCTAGCTCTTAAAGATCATCCAAATTTCAATATAGCAATACTTAACCTTTCTAAGACTGTTGGTATTGAAAAGGTTGAGGTTCTTGAAGATGCTAAACTAATTCCATTTACATATACCGATAACAGTTTTAGTGAAACTAGCAACAAGATAGATTGTAGCTCATTTACTACATATGTACCTAAATATTCTAGGGTAAAAGTTTATAGCTGGGGAGAAACCTATGGCGAAAATATATAA
- a CDS encoding acetolactate synthase, large subunit, biosynthetic type (COGs: COG0028 Thiamine pyrophosphate-requiring protein~InterProIPR012000:IPR011766:IPR012001:IPR000399:IPR 012846~KEGG: sto:ST1447 acetolactate synthase catalytic subunit~PFAM: thiamine pyrophosphate protein TPP binding domain protein; thiamine pyrophosphate protein domain protein TPP-binding; thiamine pyrophosphate protein central region~SPTR: Q971A7 Acetolactate synthase~TIGRFAM: acetolactate synthase, large subunit, biosynthetic type~PFAM: Thiamine pyrophosphate enzyme, central domain; Thiamine pyrophosphate enzyme, N-terminal TPP binding domain; Thiamine pyrophosphate enzyme, C-terminal TPP binding domain~TIGRFAM: acetolactate synthase, large subunit, biosynthetic type), with protein sequence MISGAKLTAEAIKRAGIKVIFGIPGLSNMALYDALVEYVQQNDIRLILMRHEQGAAHAADGYARASGAPGVCTTTSGPGAMNLVTGLITAYWDNSPVIAITGQVPRNAMGKLAFQEADVVGVMENITKYVLLVKNASEIPLALKNAIYIATTGRPGPVVIDIPRDLFNEKLDESSIVWPEKPFVKGYREFPYRVDPLELKKAVKLLINAEKPLMLVGAGAVWSMATDEILKLAELLQMPIVSTLLGKAAVPHNYPLYLGMMGYYGRAEANMAFLESDVVLVVGARLSDRTITSYKDVKDTKKKIIMINIDPTDIEKQKQYIDIEAGLIGDAKKVLRELINAILEIGTKFGRSAWLRRVQEYREYYSSLYYVDGDKYLAPWKVMKTIREVLPSNAIITTGVGQHQMWAGVFWEVLEPRTFITSGGMGTMGFGLPAAIGAKAALPNRVVVDLDGDGSFLMTMNNLGTAVDENLPIIVAIFDNRTLGLVRQVQDLFFNGRIISVDFGSATDYVKLAEGFGALGFDVQSYEDIEIAFRRAMKENIATVIRIPINREALSLPTLPPGGSLREMILHDPRKRSHS encoded by the coding sequence ATGATTAGCGGTGCCAAGCTTACTGCTGAGGCTATAAAGAGAGCAGGAATAAAGGTAATCTTTGGAATTCCTGGTTTATCAAATATGGCTCTATATGATGCTTTAGTAGAATATGTACAGCAAAATGATATAAGACTAATATTAATGAGACATGAACAAGGAGCAGCCCATGCTGCAGACGGTTATGCTAGAGCTTCTGGAGCTCCAGGTGTATGTACAACAACCTCTGGACCAGGTGCAATGAATCTGGTTACAGGACTGATAACAGCGTATTGGGATAACTCACCCGTTATCGCGATAACAGGTCAAGTACCTAGAAATGCTATGGGTAAGCTAGCTTTTCAGGAGGCAGATGTTGTAGGCGTTATGGAGAATATAACTAAATATGTATTACTTGTAAAGAATGCTAGTGAAATTCCATTGGCTTTAAAGAATGCTATCTACATAGCCACTACAGGAAGACCTGGACCTGTTGTGATAGATATCCCAAGAGATTTATTTAATGAAAAACTAGATGAGAGTAGTATTGTATGGCCTGAAAAACCTTTTGTTAAGGGCTATAGAGAGTTTCCATATAGGGTAGATCCATTAGAACTCAAAAAAGCTGTAAAACTTTTGATAAATGCTGAAAAACCGCTGATGTTAGTTGGAGCGGGAGCTGTATGGTCTATGGCAACAGATGAAATTCTAAAGCTAGCTGAGCTTCTTCAAATGCCAATAGTATCAACGTTATTAGGAAAAGCTGCTGTTCCCCACAACTATCCTCTTTATCTAGGTATGATGGGATACTATGGAAGAGCTGAGGCAAATATGGCATTCTTAGAAAGTGATGTAGTTCTTGTTGTTGGTGCTAGACTTAGTGATAGAACTATAACTTCGTATAAAGATGTTAAGGATACTAAGAAGAAGATTATAATGATAAACATTGATCCAACAGATATTGAGAAACAAAAACAGTATATAGATATAGAGGCTGGATTGATAGGCGATGCAAAGAAAGTTTTGAGAGAACTAATTAATGCTATTCTAGAGATCGGTACGAAGTTCGGGCGTTCTGCGTGGCTACGAAGAGTTCAGGAATATAGGGAGTATTATTCTAGTCTATACTATGTTGATGGAGATAAATATTTAGCTCCATGGAAGGTTATGAAGACTATTAGAGAGGTTTTACCTAGTAATGCTATCATTACAACGGGTGTAGGACAACATCAAATGTGGGCAGGAGTATTCTGGGAGGTATTAGAACCTAGAACATTTATTACATCAGGTGGTATGGGTACAATGGGATTTGGATTACCTGCTGCTATAGGTGCAAAAGCAGCATTACCCAATAGAGTTGTAGTAGATCTTGATGGCGATGGATCATTCCTAATGACTATGAATAATCTTGGAACTGCTGTAGATGAGAATCTACCAATAATTGTAGCTATCTTTGATAATAGAACTCTTGGACTTGTAAGACAGGTTCAAGACCTATTCTTTAATGGGAGAATAATAAGTGTTGATTTTGGATCAGCAACAGACTATGTAAAACTCGCTGAAGGATTTGGTGCTCTAGGTTTTGATGTACAGTCATATGAGGATATAGAAATAGCATTTAGGAGGGCTATGAAGGAAAATATTGCTACAGTAATAAGAATACCCATCAATAGAGAGGCTCTATCTCTACCAACCCTACCCCCTGGTGGAAGCCTAAGGGAGATGATACTTCATGACCCTAGAAAGAGATCGCATAGTTAG
- a CDS encoding 2-isopropylmalate synthase (COGs: COG0119 Isopropylmalate/homocitrate/citramalate synthase~InterPro IPR000891:IPR002034:IPR011830~KEGG: cma:Cmaq_1171 isopropylmalate/citramalate/homocitrate synthase~PFAM: pyruvate carboxyltransferase~SPTR: A8MDZ2 Isopropylmalate/citramalate/homocitrate synthase~TIGRFAM: isopropylmalate/citramalate/homocitrate synthase~PFAM: HMGL-like~TIGRFAM: isopropylmalate/citramalate/homocitrate synthases) translates to MGMSIAPTHEIVNWISIKPNRDRYIRILDTTLRDGEQMPGIDLKPEYKLKVALALEDLGVDSIEAGFPITSRGEFEAVKMIAREISSSEVIALARANKTDIDRVIEADADAVHTFIATSDIHIKYKLRMTREQVIERAVEAVEYAKSHGLIVEFSAEDATRSDREFLVRVFQAVVDAGADRIDIADTVGVAYPIFMFDLVSYIKRNVRGNYILSVHCHDDFGMSVANSITAVEAGADQVHATILGVGERAGNASLEEVSTALAFLLGYRVGIKFQKIYSVAKLVAEYFGIEIPLNKAIVGRNAFAHESGIHVHGVISNPLTYEPIDPSLIGVERKIVLGKHSGRHAVIYVLKSLGIEPRDEIVDKVLAIVKDLGDQGIKIDTDKIIEIIRSVVGGGNVSLQNSGNRG, encoded by the coding sequence ATGGGGATGAGTATTGCTCCAACTCATGAAATAGTTAATTGGATATCAATTAAACCAAATAGGGATAGATATATAAGAATACTAGATACTACATTGCGAGACGGGGAACAGATGCCTGGTATAGATCTAAAGCCAGAATATAAGTTAAAAGTTGCGCTTGCTCTTGAGGATCTAGGGGTGGATTCTATAGAGGCTGGTTTTCCAATAACGAGTAGAGGGGAGTTTGAAGCAGTAAAGATGATTGCAAGAGAGATTAGTAGTAGTGAGGTTATAGCATTAGCAAGAGCTAATAAGACTGATATTGATAGAGTTATAGAGGCTGATGCAGATGCTGTACATACATTTATAGCTACATCAGATATACATATAAAGTATAAGTTGAGAATGACAAGAGAACAGGTTATTGAGAGAGCTGTTGAGGCTGTTGAGTATGCAAAATCTCATGGACTTATAGTTGAGTTTAGCGCTGAGGATGCAACTAGATCGGATAGAGAGTTTTTGGTAAGAGTGTTTCAAGCTGTTGTTGATGCTGGTGCAGATAGAATAGATATTGCTGATACGGTGGGTGTTGCATATCCTATTTTTATGTTTGATTTGGTTAGCTATATTAAGAGGAATGTAAGGGGGAACTACATATTGAGTGTTCATTGTCATGACGATTTTGGTATGTCTGTTGCAAATAGTATAACAGCTGTTGAGGCAGGTGCTGATCAGGTTCATGCAACTATTCTAGGTGTTGGTGAAAGAGCTGGTAATGCATCTCTAGAAGAGGTTAGTACTGCATTAGCATTTCTACTTGGGTATAGAGTTGGTATAAAGTTTCAGAAGATATACAGTGTTGCTAAATTGGTGGCAGAATACTTTGGAATAGAAATTCCACTAAATAAAGCTATTGTGGGTAGAAATGCTTTTGCTCATGAATCTGGTATACATGTCCATGGAGTAATAAGCAATCCTCTAACCTATGAACCTATAGATCCATCTCTCATTGGTGTTGAAAGAAAAATAGTTTTGGGAAAGCATAGTGGTAGACATGCTGTTATATATGTGCTTAAGAGCCTAGGTATAGAGCCTAGAGATGAAATTGTAGATAAGGTTTTAGCTATTGTAAAAGATCTAGGTGATCAAGGTATAAAGATAGATACAGATAAAATTATTGAGATTATAAGGAGTGTTGTAGGTGGTGGAAATGTGTCCCTACAGAATAGCGGTAATCGAGGGTGA
- a CDS encoding 3-isopropylmalate dehydrogenase (COGs: COG0473 Isocitrate/isopropylmalate dehydrogenase~InterPro IPR001804:IPR019818:IPR011828~KEGG: cma:Cmaq_1172 isopropylmalate/isohomocitrate dehydrogenase~PFAM: isocitrate/isopropylmalate dehydrogenase~PRIAM: 3-isopropylmalate dehydrogenase~SPTR: A8MDZ3 Isopropylmalate/isohomocitrate dehydrogenase~TIGRFAM: isopropylmalate/isohomocitrate dehydrogenase~PFAM: Isocitrate/isopropylmalate dehydrogenase~TIGRFAM: 3-isopropylmalate dehydrogenase; isopropylmalate/isohomocitrate dehydrogenases), whose translation MCPYRIAVIEGDGIGPEVTSATLLVLERAIDRYGLEIEITKVEAGDRALARYGSPIPEDSWRVIVNSDAILKGPVGESAGDVVVKIRRGLDLYANIRPAKVYPGVRALRNNVDLVIVRENTEDVYVRAESMIYEGVAVALRVISRYASERIARVAFDLALKRRKHVTIVHKANVLTLTDGLFKNTVYSIAKSYPDVSIDEMYIDAAVMDLVRRPERFDVIVTTNLYGDILSDLAAYVTGSIGLAPSANIGDRKALFEPIHGAAFDIAGKGIANPTAMIFSMAWMLKYLGEKNSDENMVRAGKAIEEATIYTLSEGKILTPDLGGNAKTEEFAKAICDRL comes from the coding sequence ATGTGTCCCTACAGAATAGCGGTAATCGAGGGTGATGGAATAGGACCAGAGGTTACATCAGCCACTCTATTAGTACTAGAGAGAGCTATTGATAGATATGGTCTTGAGATAGAGATTACAAAGGTTGAAGCGGGGGATAGAGCATTAGCTAGATATGGCTCACCAATACCTGAAGATTCATGGAGAGTTATCGTAAATAGTGATGCAATACTAAAGGGACCTGTTGGTGAGAGTGCTGGTGATGTTGTTGTAAAGATTAGGAGAGGGCTAGATCTATACGCAAATATTAGACCTGCAAAAGTCTATCCAGGGGTTAGAGCTCTGCGAAACAATGTTGATCTGGTAATTGTTAGGGAGAATACTGAGGATGTATATGTTAGAGCAGAAAGTATGATATATGAAGGAGTTGCTGTTGCTCTTAGGGTTATAAGTAGATATGCTAGTGAGAGAATAGCTAGAGTTGCATTTGACCTAGCTTTAAAGAGAAGAAAACATGTGACAATAGTTCATAAAGCTAATGTATTAACACTGACAGATGGTCTATTCAAAAATACTGTATATAGTATTGCTAAGAGCTATCCAGATGTAAGCATAGATGAAATGTATATAGATGCAGCTGTTATGGATCTTGTCAGAAGGCCAGAGAGGTTTGATGTAATAGTAACAACTAATCTCTATGGAGATATCCTAAGTGATCTTGCAGCATATGTAACTGGGAGTATAGGACTTGCACCATCTGCAAATATAGGTGATAGAAAAGCCCTCTTTGAACCTATACATGGAGCTGCATTCGATATTGCTGGCAAGGGTATTGCAAACCCAACCGCAATGATATTTTCAATGGCATGGATGCTCAAATATCTTGGAGAGAAGAACTCTGATGAGAATATGGTTAGAGCTGGAAAAGCTATAGAGGAAGCAACAATATATACTCTGTCCGAAGGAAAGATATTGACTCCAGATCTTGGTGGAAATGCAAAAACAGAGGAATTTGCAAAAGCTATTTGTGATAGGCTCTAA
- a CDS encoding zinc/iron permease (COGs: COG0428 divalent heavy-metal cations transporter~InterPro IPR003689:IPR018042~KEGG: smr:Smar_1139 zinc/iron permease~PFAM: zinc/iron permease~SPTR: A3DNM4 Zinc/iron permease~PFAM: ZIP Zinc transporter), with the protein MVNNYSANPYINISLVALPTFIATAFGSALVFMNVRLGEKGLDIGMGFAAGVMVYVSFANLLIPSIERYPLAFVLIGFGIGIAIIRALDVVVPHTTIVKNINYVDAKKLSRAILIALAIAIHNIPEGLAVGTTTMYNFDYGLMTSIAIAIQDIPEGLAVAIAITKFGGSSMKGFVMGVASGLSEYLSAFIPLIILIEPQVLLPIMSTLSASMMIYVVIHEIAPEIFGHEHDEYAVTGFLTGLIISIALYAVYPE; encoded by the coding sequence ATGGTCAACAACTATTCGGCTAATCCCTATATCAATATCTCTCTAGTTGCTCTCCCAACATTTATAGCAACTGCATTTGGTTCTGCATTGGTGTTTATGAATGTTCGTTTGGGTGAGAAGGGACTTGATATTGGAATGGGATTTGCAGCTGGTGTTATGGTCTATGTATCATTTGCTAATCTATTGATACCCTCTATAGAAAGATATCCACTAGCGTTTGTGTTGATTGGATTTGGCATAGGTATAGCTATAATTAGAGCCCTTGATGTTGTTGTACCACATACAACCATTGTGAAAAATATCAATTATGTTGATGCCAAGAAACTGAGCAGGGCTATATTGATAGCACTGGCGATAGCTATCCACAATATTCCAGAGGGTTTGGCTGTAGGTACTACAACTATGTATAACTTTGATTATGGTTTAATGACTTCTATAGCCATTGCTATACAAGATATTCCGGAGGGGCTTGCTGTAGCTATAGCTATAACAAAATTTGGTGGATCTAGTATGAAGGGGTTTGTTATGGGTGTAGCATCAGGATTGTCTGAGTATCTATCAGCATTTATACCATTGATAATATTAATTGAACCACAAGTGCTTTTACCAATAATGTCAACGCTTTCAGCAAGTATGATGATCTATGTAGTTATACATGAAATAGCACCTGAAATATTTGGTCATGAACATGACGAATATGCTGTTACAGGTTTTCTCACAGGTCTCATCATATCTATAGCTTTATACGCTGTTTATCCAGAATAG
- a CDS encoding class II aldolase/adducin family protein (COGs: COG0235 Ribulose-5-phosphate 4-epimerase and related epimerase and aldolase~InterPro IPR001303~KEGG: cma:Cmaq_0711 class II aldolase/adducin family protein~PFAM: class II aldolase/adducin family protein~SPTR: A8MCP1 Class II aldolase/adducin family protein~PFAM: Class II Aldolase and Adducin N-terminal domain), producing MGEKMFRGNDVRRDIVIVTRNLYRRGLVSALTGNVSARCLNNPACFWITPSGIFKGGLRPEYLVKLDLDGNILEGFFRPSIEWRFHAAIYRVRQDVNAVIHAHNPLVNALALAGIKLDVSMLSEVEVFVKGVEYIEYIPPGSVELAKAVGDKASTGVNAIILEKHGIIALGRDIYEAETIAEALEDLALAHLILKMFGRESSYSKDIAKNLARVSV from the coding sequence TTGGGTGAAAAAATGTTTAGGGGTAATGATGTTAGGAGAGATATTGTGATAGTTACACGAAATCTATATAGGAGAGGTCTTGTATCTGCTCTCACAGGTAATGTTAGTGCTCGCTGTTTAAATAACCCAGCATGTTTCTGGATTACACCATCTGGTATTTTTAAGGGTGGGCTTAGACCTGAGTATCTGGTTAAGCTTGATCTAGATGGCAATATTTTGGAGGGGTTCTTTAGACCTTCTATTGAGTGGAGATTTCATGCAGCTATATATAGAGTTAGACAGGATGTTAATGCTGTTATCCATGCCCATAACCCATTAGTAAATGCACTAGCTCTCGCTGGAATCAAGCTCGATGTATCTATGCTATCTGAAGTTGAAGTGTTTGTCAAGGGCGTTGAGTATATAGAGTATATACCTCCTGGATCAGTAGAACTAGCAAAAGCTGTTGGCGATAAGGCTAGCACTGGTGTTAATGCGATTATACTTGAGAAACACGGTATTATTGCACTTGGTAGAGATATCTATGAAGCTGAAACAATTGCTGAAGCTCTCGAAGATCTAGCATTAGCTCATCTAATACTCAAGATGTTTGGTAGAGAGTCTTCATATAGCAAAGATATTGCTAAGAATCTTGCCAGAGTCTCTGTATAG